TCTTGATCCATGAATCCATCTTTGATTTCCAATTGCGGAAGTGCAAAAATCAAAATATCTAAGATATTGTGGAACTGCATCATTGGTTCCATCAAGATTTCTTTTAAAATTTGGAAATCGCGGTGATATCCACTTGGCAAGTTATTGATTGTAAGCATCACATCGGTTGGCAAAGCTTGGATTCTATTGCAATGTGCACGCGTAAGCTCAAACACATCTGGATTCTTTTTGTGTGGCATGATAGAAGAACCAGTTGTCATTTCGTTTGGCAATTTCACAAATCCCATATCTTGCGAGTTGTACATTACCAAATCATACGAAAGTTTTGACAAAGTTCCGCAAAGCATCGCAAGGGCAAAAGCTACTGCTTTTTCTGTTTTTCCGCGAAGCATTTGCGCCCCTACAGATGAAACCGCCATGTAATTAAAGCCCATTTCTTCGGTAGTTTGCGCGCGGTTGATTGGGAAACTTGTTCCAAATCCAGCACCAGAACCCAGTGGGTTTTGGTCTGCCACATGATGTGCCGCTTTCACAAAAGCTAAATCCGATAATAAATTTTCTGCATACGCAGAAAACCACATTCCAAAACTGCTTGGCATCGCTGCTTGGAAGTGTGTGTAGCCTGGCAACAAATCATTTTTGTGCTCTTCGGCTTTTTCGAGCATAATCTCGATTAATTTTTTCACTTTTTCGGTGATTTCTTTCAAGTATTCTTTGTGGAATAATTGAATCGCCACCAAAACTTGGTCGTTGCGCGAGCGTGCGGTGTGAATTTTCTTTCCCGCATCACCACATTTTTTAATCAATTCGGCTTCGATTTTTGAGTGCATATCCTCAAAATTCTCATCGATTACGAATTTCCCCTCGGCTTCTTCTTTCAACAACTCGTCGAGAGCTTTTTGCAAGGCTTGGTTTTCTTCATCGCTCAACAGCCCTACTTTTGCAAGCATATTAGCCTGAGCTTTAGAGGCTAGCATATCGTATTTTGCCAATACTAAATCTAGCTCTCGGTCTTTTCCTACGGTAAAGTTTTCGATTTGTTTGTCAACGGAGAATCCCTTGTCCCAAAGTTTCATAAATGTATATTTTTTAGAAGTTTGCCAAATATAATGACTTCTGGCAGCTTTTTAAAATTTTCTTTTCAACGGGTTGTTAATTCTTACCAAGACTATTGAGTGCTTTTATTTCGATTATAATTGATTATTAATCTAATGGTAGAAATAATTGCTCCCACAATTAAAAACCACATCAATATATTACCACCCACGAATGGACTAATCGTAAAAAAGTTTGTCATAGAAAGCACACTCAAAGTCACACCAAAAACACACGCAATCGTGAAGATAACAACTTGACTAAAAGTAGGATTTTGAAACCAATTTGATTTTTTCATTTTTTTTATTTTAGATTAATATTTAATTAGCACCCTTCCAAATATAATGATTTTTGGCATATTTTTCAATTTTCCTTTATGGTGGTAATGTTAATCTTTATTTTTTGTAAAAATAAAAAAGCCACGAATAATCTCATGGCTTTCAAATCATTAAGCAGGTTTTGTAGGTCGCACCTCGATTTTACTTGGAAGCGTTCTTGGATTCATTTGCAATAAATCCCAAACGATTTGCCCGATGTCTTCTGGCTGAATTTTCCAAGCATCTGCCTCGCTCGGCGTATGATTGTTGAACTCTGTAGCCACAGAACCTGGCATGATGGTGCTCACCTTGATATCATATTTTCTTAAATCCAGCATCGCTGCCTGCGTAAACCCTACGACACCAAATTTACTTGCATTGTACCCAGAAGCGGTCGCAAAAAAGTTAGTTCCTGCCAAACTTGCCAAACTGATGTAGTACCCTTTTGATTTCTTAAGCGCATCCACACTTGCTTTTAGCGTATGAAAAGCACCATTCAAATTGGTATTAATCATTTGGTGCCATTGATCTGGCGTGAGCTCATCTACGGGAGCAAAGTGCCCTACGCCGGCGTTTGCCAAAACAACATCCAACTGACCAAATTTAGCCAAAATCGCTTTTACGGCATTTTCTTCATTTTCTAATGACGATACATCTGAACTTAAACCCAAAACACGAGATTCGTCTGAGCTTAACTTTTGGGCTGCAGCTTGCGCGTCTTCCAATTTTCTACCTGAAATTGCTACACGCATTCCATTATCTACTAATAATTTAGCCACACCAAATCCGATTCCTTTGGTTCCGCCTGTGATATAGGCTACTTTGTCTTTCATTTGCATATTTTAATCATTTTATTTTCGATTGCTATGATTGCAAAGATTGTTCCTAAGATTTTTAGCTCTATTTCTATTTAGACAAAATCCATATTTTGAGTATTTTTTTAAATAGCCCAACTAAAAACGATGTCTTTCCTAATTCATTAGTAAATTGCTAAAAATTGAATTTTACCAAAAATGAAAGTCGCATTATTCATTCCATGTTATATAGACGCGGTGTATCCCGAAGTGGGCATCGCAACACTTGAACTTTTAGAAAAATTAGGCGTAGAAGTAGAATATCCGCTCAACCAAACTTGCTGTGGGCAGCCCATGGGCAACGAAGGTGAAAGTGCCAAGAAAACAGAAGAGAATTTCTGCAAAAACTTTGCGGGCTACGACACCATCGTGTGCCCTGCAGGGAGCTGTGTAAAACATGTGCGCGAGCATATGCATTCGGTGGAGCAAACGCCCGAAGTAAAGAAAATCAGACAAAACACCTACGAGCTTGTGGAATTCATTCACGATGTGTTGGGGATTAAAGATTTTTCGTCGGTTTCGTTCCCGCATACGATTGCCATTCACAATTCGTGCAGTGCAATTCGTGGGCTACACTTGACCTCTCGCTCTGAATGGCAAGAGCCTCGTTTCAATAAAACAGAAACTTTGCTTGCTAGGGTAAAAGACATTAACATTATTCATATCGACCGCCCCGATGAATGTTGTGGTTTTGGGGGAACTTTCTGTGCGACAGATCCTACGGTATCGGGTAAAATGGGTAGCGACAAAATTGCCGACTACACTCGCCACAATGTGGAATATGTGGTATCTCCCGATATGTCTTGCATGATGCACCAGAGTGGTGTGGCGAGCCGAGAAAAATCTGAATTAAAGTTTGTACACATCGCACAAGTTTTAAACGAAGGTCCTTTTTAAAAAATTAGAAATTATGAGCCAAGAAAAAGTAGATATTGTAAAGAATTCCGCCGAATTCATCAATCAAGATAATATTCACGAGCCTATGCACGACCGTGTACTCTGGGCATCTCGCATGAAACGCGACAAAGTGGCGAGCGAAATCCCTGAATGGGAACAATTACGCGATTTGGCTTCGCAAATCAAGGAGCACACGCTTTCTCACCTCGACCAGTATGTGTTGCAATTTGCAGAAAATGCCGAGAAAAAAGGAATTATTGTGCATTGGGCTAAAGATGGCGATGAACATAACCAAATCGTTTTAGATATTATTCAAAAAAATAATCGTTCGCGATTGATTAAAAGTAAATCGATGTTGCAAGAAGAATGTGGCATGACACCTTTTTTGGAACAACACGGCATAGAAGTCGTGGAGTCCGACCTTGGCGAACGAATTCAGCAACTTTCTCAAGAACGACCAAGCCATATCGTGGTGCCTGCCGTGCACAAAACTGTGGAAGATGTGTCTAAACTTTTTGCCGAAAAGATTGGAACAGATCCCAACAACAACGATGCGGTAAAACTCACCGAAGCGATGCGACAAAACGCTCGTCCTAAATTTTTAAAAGCCGATGTCGGAATGACGGGTGCTAATTTCGCCATCGCCGAAACGGGAACTTTTGTGGTCTGCACCAACGAAGGAAACGCAGACCTCACCGCTAGTTTGCCTAATCTGCACATCGCAAGTATTGGGATAGAGAAAATCATTCCTCGCGTAGAAGACATGGGCGTATTCATTCGTTTGCTTTCTCGTAGTGCGTTGGGAACACCCGCTACGCAATACACTTCGCATTTTTCCGCGCCACGAGACGGTGCCGAAATGCACATCGTGCTGGTAGACAATGGGCGCTCAAAAAGATTAGGAAACGATGATTTCTGGAAAGCTTTGAAATGCATCCGTTGTGGCGCTTGTATGAACACTTGCCCTGTGTATCGTAGAAGTGGTGGTTTGGCTTATGGTGCCACTTATTCAGGGCCAATCGGTATTATTCTCGACCCGAGCTATGACGAAGAAAAATACTCCGAACTGCCCTTTCACTCCTCGCTCTGTGGCTCTTGTACCGAGGTTTGCCCCGTGCATATCAACATTTCCGACCAAATTATGAAATGGCGCCAAGTGATGGTGCGCCACAAGCATATGCCTTGGGCAAGGCGCAAAATGTTTGACGCTGCCGACCAAGTGTTAGGCTCGCCCAAGCTCTTCCGCACCGCCGAAAAAGTGGGGCATTATGCCGAGAAATTTGCCCCCGATGCGCTGATTTACTTCAAGGCAAACGGCTATGGCGAGTTCCACGATATGCCCGAAATTAAAAAACAAACTTTCCGCGATTGGTATTTAAAGAACCGGAAGGAGTGATTTAAATTAATTCTCGAACTTTACCCCCACAAAAAAATCAAAAACAATGACAATTGAACTGCTATACAAACTCGTAACTGTGCTGGTGGCCTTAGAGTGTTTCTACATTATGTATTTGGAAACTTTTGCCACTACCTCCCACCAAACGGCTAAGGTTTTTGGCATTTCGCCCGAAAAATTGGCGCAAAAGGAGGTGCAAAACCTCTTTAAAAACCAAGGTATCTACAACGGATTGCTGGGCGTGGGCTTGCTCTATGGGCTCTATTTTCAGCCGGCTCTCATTCCCGTGATTTTTGCCTACATCGCGCTGGTGGCAAGCTACGGCGCCCTCACGGTGCACCCCAAAATCCTGCTGACCCAAGGCGGACTGCCTATCATTGGGCTGGTGCTTGGGTTGTTTTAGGCGGATATATCTTTTTCCAGATAGAAACGAATTGCCAGCGGGGCTACCCGCCCGTTTCCGTGTGGAAATTTGTCCAAAATCTCCGTTTTGCGCCTTTTCCAAGTGGAAATTTGTGTAAAACCGCCGTTTTGCGCCCGTGGAGTTTTGTTGTTGGGGCAAAAACCTTAGAACGATAGCAATTGCTCCCGATAATACTCATACTGCTTCTGCCGTAGGGCGATTTCTTTGGGCAAACCCTACTCTATTTAAAATGGCAGAAAAAATGGGACATTATGGCGAAAAATTCACGCCAAACGCTTTGATTTATCTAAAAGCAAATGGCTACGGACAATTTCACGATATGCCTAAAGTGAAAAAAGAAACCTTTAGAGATTGGTATTTAAAAAATAGAAAAGAGAAGTAATTAAAAAGAACTATTTTAAGTTCAGAAATATTAATTTTCTGAATTATTTAAATATCTCAAATAAAAAATCACCACCATGACAACCAAAGAAAAAATATTAAACGACATAAGACAAAATCTCCCTAAAAGAGAGAAAGTAGCGCATCCTGAAATTCCTACTTTTGAAAAAGAAGGTGTAGACTTGCTTGCTACTTTTAAAAAGAATCTGGAAATCGCAGCGGGAAAATGGCACGAAGTCAATTCGATAGAAGAGGCGCAAGAAATCGTAAAAAATGAATTTCCAGATGCAAAAGTGATTTGTTCGGTGACCGATGAATGGCAAGGCAACAAGCCCGTGGGCAGTATCGACCACCCGCAAGATTTAGCCGATGTAGATTTAGGCATTATTCGAGCTGAGTTTGGCGTGGCTGAAATGGGAATGGTTTGGCTTACCGAAAAAGATTTAAAAGTGAATGCCATTGGATTTTTATCTCAGCATTTAATCATCTTGCTCGACCCAAATAAACTCACCGAAAACATGCACACTGCCTACCATAAACTGGATTTAATGGGCATTAAATACGGAAACTTTATGATGGGGCCTTCTGCCACTGCCGACATCCAAGCGACCTTGGTACACGGCGCCCAAGGAGCACGAAGCCTCACCGTCTTCTTTTTACCCGAGGCTTAAAATCACAAAAAAACGCAAGAAATATAAATTCTTGCGTTTTTTATGTTTAAAAAATGCTTTAAAATAGCAATTTGTACAAATCTCCAATATTGCCGAGCATTTCTACTCTAATGTTGAAATTTGAGGTATTGACTTTATTGTATTTAGAAATAAAAATCACATCATATCCTAATTTTTCGGCTTCGGAAATACGCTGATCGACACGACTAACTGGTCTAATTTCTCCACTCAATCCTACTTCTGCAGCAAAACAACAATTATCTGGCAATGTTTCGTTTTCATAAGACGATAAAATCGCACAAACCACTGCTAAATCTATCGCAGGATCATCTACACGGATTCCACCCGTGATGTTCAAAAATACATCTTTAGCTCCCAATTGAAAACCTGCTCTTTTTTCTAGCACCGCCAAAAGCATATTAAGTCTTTTAATATCATAGCCCGTAGTGGAGCGTTGTGGCGTGCCATACACCGCCGTGCTCACCAAGGCTTGAATCTCAATTAACATCGGTCGCATGCCCTCCATGGTAGATGCCACGGCATTTCCGCTGAGCGGCTGGTCTTTTGCCGAAATCAAAACTTCGCTCGGGTTGCTCACCTCTCGCAATCCCACACCTTGCATTTCATAGATTCCTAATTCTGCCGTAGAGCCAAATCGGTTTTTCTGCGCACGCAATAATCTGTAAATATGATTTCTTTCACCCTCAAATTGCAACACCACATCCACCATGTGCTCCAGTATTTTAGGTCCTGCAATGTTTCCTTCTTTGGTAATATGCCCCACCAAAATCACGGGCGTATTGGTTTGCTTGGCAAAACGAATGAGCTCTGCAGTGCATTCTCTGATTTGCGAAACACTCCCTGGCGAAGATTCCACCAATTGCGTCTGCAATGTCTGAATTGAATCTATAATTAAAACATTGGGCTGAATTTCTTTGGCTTGTTTAAAGATTTTTTGCGTCTGTGTTTCGGTCAAAACAAAGCAAGAATCTGTCCCAATCCCTATGCGCTCGGCACGGAGTTTAATTTGCGTGGCACTTTCCTCTCCCGAAACATACAAAACCTTTAAATGATTTAGGCTTAAAGCCACTTGCAGCAAAAGCGTAGATTTCCCAATGCCTGGCTCTCCGCCCAAAAGCACCACAGAACCTAACACCAATCCTCCGCCCAAAACTCTATCGAGCTCGGCATTTTTGGTAGTAATTCTGGCTTCGTTGGTCTTAGGAATATCATGAATATTAAACAAAACGGGCGTTTTTACGCTATCGTCTTTCCATGGTGTGGCGGGTTCATTTTTCTCCACGACTTCTTCTACAATGGTATTCCACTCTCCACAAGCGTTACATTTCCCAAGCCACTGCGCGTGGCGTGTCCCACAATTCTGACAATAAAAAACGGTTTTAGCTTTAGCCATAAATTTAATTAAAGATTACAATAAAATTTCTCTCTTGCTGCACAGCGTATTGGTACAAAGGTACGCCATTTGTGGCAGAATTTATAGGCATACCTGTATTGAGCATCCATTCGGCACCATTTTCTGGACAAACCACTTTTATATCATCCACCACTTCTAGCGTAGATTTAGCCGTGGGGCAAATCTGTGGTGCGTTTCGGTCATAAGCCAAAAATCTTGTCCCCGTATTTACGATAATTAAACCTCTTCCTCCATTGGTGCCATCGGGGTTTAAAACTACATAACCCATTGGGCTTTGCAACGGAATTAATTGCGGCGTATTGAGTGAGTAGCGAGCATTTACATACGAGCGCGGCATACAATTAGAACGCCCTTGATCGCTACTACACGACAAAACACAAATCATTATAAAAGAAACGATTATCTGTTTTAAAAGATTTTTATTCAAAATTTTAAACTTGTACATTTCGTAAATGTTTTTTATATTTGCTTTTTACAACATAGTTCCGCACTGCAATGGTGTGGAGTTATGTTTTTTATTTTTTTATAATTAAATCAAAGATATGGCAAATTTACAATATGTAACCAAAGAAGGTTTGGATAAATTACGCGAAGAGCTAAAATATCTAGAAAGTGTTGAAAGACCAAGAATTTCTCAACAAATTGCCGAGGCTAGAGATAAAGGTGATTTGTCTGAAAATGCTGAATACGATGCAGCTAAAGAAGCACAAGGATTGCTAGAATCTAAAATTTCTAAATTGCAAGACCAAGTGGCCAATGCTCGTGTAATAGATAAATCTCAATTAGATTCCTCCAAGGTTTCCATCCTCTCTACCGTGAAAATCAAAAACTTGGCAAACGGACAAGAGATGAAATATACACTTGTTCCTGAAACTGAGGCTGACTTAAAAGCGGGAAAAATTGCAGTAAGCACCCCAATTGCCAAAGGTTTATTAGGCAAAGAATTGGGCGAAAAAGCTGAAATCAAGTTACCAAATGGTAATGTTTTAAATTTTGAAATCACTGAATTAAGTTTAGGAGAAGAATAAAATGGCTAGTATTTTCACCAAAATCATCAATGGAGAAATTCCTGCTTATAAAATCGCTGAAAACGAAGATTATATTGCGTTTTTAGACGCATTCCCTATTGCTAAAGGTCACACGCTTGTGGTTCCAAAACAAGAAACCGACCGAATTTGGGATTTATCTCCAGAGCAATTCAATGGCTTAATGGCTTTTGCTTACAAAGTGGCTCATGCTATCGAGAAAAGCATCGATTGCAATCGTGTGGGCGTTTCTGTCATGGGGCTAGAAGTACCACACGCACATGTGCACCTCGTGCCAATGAATGACATGGGCGAAATGAATTTTGCCAATAAGATTGATATTTCCAAAGAAGAAATGGAAGAAATCAGAGCAAATATTGCTAGCAATATTTAAACGATTTAGTTTTCATGATAAAATGTTTTTAGAAGTAAAAAGGGCTAAAATTAAGTTTTTAGCCCTTTTTTTATTTATAAATCATTTTCTTGTAGCAGTTTCTCTAAGCTAACTTTCCAATCTGGGATTTCCTGCTCAAAGGTTTCTTTAAAACTAGACAAATCCAGTACAGAATATTTCGGGCGCAGAGCCACAGTAGGAAACGCCGTAGAATCTACGGGATGAATCGTGATAGAACTTTGCGAAAGCTCCCTAATTGCAGAAGCAAAATCGAACCAAGAAATCTCTCCCTCATTGGTAAAATGATAAATTCCCGATTTTAAACGATTTTTTTCTAAAATTGATAGAATCGCTAAAGCTAAATCATTCGCATTAGTAGGTGCCCCAATTTGATCATTCACCACAGAAAGCTCATCTTTTTCGCGGAATAATCTCAACATTGTTTTCACGAAGTTTTTGCCAAACTCGCTATACACCCAAGCTGTGCGGATCACAATTGTTTGGGGATTATGGGCAAAAGCTAGCTCCTCTCCTGCTAATTTGGTTTTACCATAAATATTGAGCGGATTTGTTTTTTCATCTGGCAATATAGGCGTAGAAAAATCTCCATCAAAAACATAATCCGTAGAAATATGAATGAACCACGCATCTTGCAAACGAGCTGCTTCGGCTAAATAGCCCACGGCATCGGCATTTACTTTTCGTGCGATTTCTTGCTCTGTTTCAGCCAAATCCACTGTGGTATAGGCGGCACAATTAATCACAAAATCAAATGTATTTTGCGCAAAAAATTCTTTCACCGCCTCGGGGTTAGTAATGTCTAAAGTAGCGACATCGGTAAAAGTAAATTTAAAATCGGGATAGTTCGATGCTATTTTTTGAATACAACTTCCTAATTGTCCGTTTCCTCCTGTAACTAAAACTTGTTTCATAAAACAAATTTACTTTTAATTATGGAAAGAAAACTGAAAAATATCTAAAAATCGATTTTTCAGACATAAAAAAATCTCTAAAACTTTTGTCTTAGAGATTTTTGGAGGTTTCGAGCGGATTCGAACCGCTGTAGAAGGTTTTGCAGACCTCTGCCTAGCCACTCGGCCACGAAACCATTTTTTGGGTTGGGAGTGCAAATATAATCAAATATTTTGATTTAGCACAATTTTATTGTTTTTTTCCTCGTTTAAAAAGAAAATCTTTCTCCTCTTTAGTCAAACTATTGTAACCTGAACGGGAAATTTTCTCCAAAATTTCATCGATATTTTTCTCTTGCTCGGCTTTCCAATCTTGGTATTCGTAGTCATCTCTCGGAGGGGTTTGGCTTTCAGCTTTAGGATTTTTATTCATTTTTAAATGACTCTTTTTGCTGAATAATCCATTTAATTTATCTGCCAAACCACCAAAAATATCTTTTCCTTTTTCAAATTGCTTCATATACAAATATCCAAACAAAGCACCACCAATATGAGAAACATTTCCGCCTAAATTATTCATACTTAATAAAAAACCAAGTGCAATCAAACCTAATGCGACATGTAATAATTTCACTGGCGATTGCACAAACGGCAACCTCATCTCTAAATTAGGCTGATATGCCACCATGGCAAAAAACACGGCGTAGATTGCTGCACTTGCTCCGATTAATCTAGAATCTTCGAATGTGTAAAAATTAAATAAGAGAAGATAAAAAATCCCTCCAACAATTCCTCCAACAAAATAGAAGATTTTAAACGATTTTTCTCCAAAATATTTAAAGTAAAACTCTGAGACAAAATACAACATCAACATGTTAAACAATAAATGAATTACATCATGGTGCAAAAACATGTATGTAAATATGCTCCATGGTTTGGACCAAAAATCGCTACCGAAAGGACTTAACCCAAAGTATAAATTCAAGTAATCTATATGCTTAATTAGCCCAATAATCCAGCCCAATAAAAAAATAGCGACATTGATGTAAATTAATTTAATAGCAATGTTTCCGTTTATAAATTGATTTTTTAGTTTATTGATTAATTCCATCTTGGTAAGGTCTTTTTCCAGTTTCTAATGAGTATAAATCCGATAATTGCACCACCAATGTGTGCATAATGTGCAATATTGTCGCCTGGATTGCTCTGAATCGCCAGAACAAGCTCTAGCAATACATAAAGCGGAATAATGTATTTAGCTTTGATAGGAATTGGCGGAAAAATAAGCATTAAAACAGCATTTGGGAATAGCATTCCAAACGCAATCAAAACACCAAAAATTGCACCCGAAGCTCCTACCATAGGCGTTGAATAAATTGCACTTAGCGTCTCTAGCCCCGGGATTCCCATCATAGGCTTTAGCGTTGAGAGCAATGCCACTTGTTGTAGCGACAAATCTGCTGCGGCAATAAGTTGTTGTGCCTCAAGATAATTAGTTGCATTAAACAAAACATAAGCCCCCAAAGCCGAAGCAAAATAGAGGATAACATATCTTTTAGGTCCAAGCACCATTTCCACAGTAGAACCGAACATAAATAACGCCAACATATTGAAAAACAAGTGTGTCAAATCTCCGTGCATGAACATATGCGACAGGATTTGAAAACTTCTAAAGTTATCCGACAACGGATAAAATGCCCCAAGATATTCTCTCAAATCTATTCCATTGGTGCTAGAAAACACAAAGGTTGCCAAATAAAACAGCAAATTGATGATGATTAAATTCTTGGTAATCGGTGCTATTCTTTGAAACATTTAGTCTAATTTTTTTTGAATCTCTTGTAAAGAAAGTGAATAATATATTTTTTTCCCGAAAGGGCTATAATTAAATTGCTCTAGCTTAAACAATTCTTGTACCAAATGATTAATTTCTGCCTCATTGAGCGTAGTTCCCTTTTTCACTGCAGCACTTTTAGCCATGATTCGGCATAAATGTTCTTTGAGCTCTCCCAAATCATCTACGGATTCTTCCTCAAAAAAATGTTGTAAAATTTCAATCATATTTTCTTGAGAAATTTCAGACGGAATGGCATTGACCAAGCAAACATCGCCCTGCACTTCCATGTCAAATCCAAAGCTTAACCAATCTGAAAGCGACTCGTTGAGCAAACTTTTTTCTTTCTCATTAAGTGGATATTCAATCGGGAAAAGCAATTGCTGGCTTAAAGTGTTTTTCTGGGCTAAATTTTTGAAATTATAAAACAAAATAGTCTGATGCGCACGGTGCTGATCGATTAAAAGCAAATCGCCCTTGTATGTGGCTACGATATACGCATTATTCCACTGCAAGACTTGGCTTGTTTCTTGAATTTCCTCTTGTGGCACAAAAGTCGTTTGCAACTCTTC
This Ornithobacterium rhinotracheale DNA region includes the following protein-coding sequences:
- a CDS encoding rhomboid family intramembrane serine protease — encoded protein: MELINKLKNQFINGNIAIKLIYINVAIFLLGWIIGLIKHIDYLNLYFGLSPFGSDFWSKPWSIFTYMFLHHDVIHLLFNMLMLYFVSEFYFKYFGEKSFKIFYFVGGIVGGIFYLLLFNFYTFEDSRLIGASAAIYAVFFAMVAYQPNLEMRLPFVQSPVKLLHVALGLIALGFLLSMNNLGGNVSHIGGALFGYLYMKQFEKGKDIFGGLADKLNGLFSKKSHLKMNKNPKAESQTPPRDDYEYQDWKAEQEKNIDEILEKISRSGYNSLTKEEKDFLFKRGKKQ
- a CDS encoding rhomboid family intramembrane serine protease yields the protein MFQRIAPITKNLIIINLLFYLATFVFSSTNGIDLREYLGAFYPLSDNFRSFQILSHMFMHGDLTHLFFNMLALFMFGSTVEMVLGPKRYVILYFASALGAYVLFNATNYLEAQQLIAAADLSLQQVALLSTLKPMMGIPGLETLSAIYSTPMVGASGAIFGVLIAFGMLFPNAVLMLIFPPIPIKAKYIIPLYVLLELVLAIQSNPGDNIAHYAHIGGAIIGFILIRNWKKTLPRWN